The following are encoded in a window of Paludisphaera rhizosphaerae genomic DNA:
- a CDS encoding SGNH/GDSL hydrolase family protein has protein sequence MFDQVKVNLLLVSIMGLVLAVPGGSRAQEAARTEWVGSEELLRPFWLGEVMEGESVLFIKDEKSGEARASVLFPIRKMIAVRSSTGEVQFEEGRDYVWKEGSREIVVPPGSRISTSTPESLRRPAKSQRHQLTHRDGNGEIYFGGELEYHKLQTIVSYAHEPGLWKAPTPRFDPGALPTTLERLRKQEPLKIVVLGDSISTGCNASGWAGGKPFQPAYPELVSRSLHARYKGRVDIVNLSVSGMDSAWGLTMVDKVVEAAPDLLILAFGMNDSSGRPAQDFQDKIAAAIKGVREKRPEVEVVLVATMVGNRDWVRLNQDLFPQYRDALAKLCGPGVALADVTSIWSEILRLKKDWDQTGNGVNHPNDFGHRVYAQVISSLLIPVD, from the coding sequence ATGTTCGATCAAGTGAAAGTCAACTTACTCCTTGTTTCGATCATGGGCCTGGTGCTGGCCGTCCCCGGCGGGAGTCGGGCTCAGGAGGCTGCCAGGACGGAATGGGTTGGATCGGAGGAGCTGCTTCGGCCGTTCTGGTTGGGCGAGGTCATGGAGGGGGAGTCCGTCCTGTTCATCAAGGACGAGAAATCGGGCGAGGCCCGCGCATCGGTGCTCTTCCCGATCCGGAAGATGATCGCCGTTCGCAGTTCGACGGGCGAGGTCCAGTTCGAGGAGGGGCGGGACTACGTCTGGAAAGAGGGGTCGCGCGAGATCGTGGTCCCGCCGGGCTCTCGGATTTCGACGTCCACACCCGAGTCACTCCGCCGGCCGGCGAAGAGCCAGCGCCATCAGCTTACGCACCGGGACGGCAACGGCGAGATTTACTTCGGCGGGGAGCTTGAGTACCACAAGCTCCAGACCATCGTCAGCTACGCGCACGAGCCCGGCCTTTGGAAAGCGCCGACGCCGAGGTTCGATCCCGGAGCCCTTCCGACCACGTTGGAGAGGCTTCGGAAGCAAGAGCCGCTGAAGATCGTCGTACTGGGGGACAGCATCTCCACGGGATGCAACGCCTCGGGATGGGCGGGCGGCAAGCCGTTCCAGCCCGCCTATCCGGAGCTGGTGAGCAGGAGCCTGCACGCTCGGTACAAGGGCCGGGTCGACATCGTCAACCTGTCCGTCTCCGGGATGGACTCGGCGTGGGGTCTGACCATGGTCGACAAGGTGGTCGAGGCGGCGCCCGATCTCCTGATCCTGGCCTTCGGCATGAACGATTCCAGCGGAAGGCCCGCCCAGGACTTTCAGGACAAGATCGCCGCCGCCATCAAGGGCGTCCGCGAGAAACGCCCCGAGGTCGAGGTCGTCCTCGTTGCCACAATGGTCGGCAACCGGGATTGGGTCAGGCTTAATCAGGATCTCTTCCCGCAGTACCGCGACGCCCTCGCGAAGCTCTGCGGCCCAGGAGTGGCGCTGGCGGACGTCACCTCGATCTGGAGCGAAATCCTCCGGCTCAAGAAGGACTGGGATCAGACCGGCAACGGCGTGAACCACCCCAACGACTTCGGCCATCGGGTCTACGCCCAGGTCATTTCCTCGCTCCTGATCCCCGTCGATTGA
- a CDS encoding carboxypeptidase regulatory-like domain-containing protein, which yields MPRLSLILASTLALAFAGCGGGDVDLGYRLPVQPTSGTLTWKGGPVKGALVRFHPVDPQAVRAPADEQLAEPSLTTETDADGRFIMSSYLADDGVPAGDYVVTVAPSALEAIQPIDATVAPAETPEDVAPAKGRKPAAPSFSKVYRDAATSPLKASVKEGTDNTFIFDLDAVDAKPARSRTVAVR from the coding sequence ATGCCACGCCTGTCCCTCATCCTCGCCTCGACCCTCGCCCTCGCCTTCGCTGGTTGCGGCGGGGGCGACGTCGACCTCGGCTACCGCCTCCCCGTCCAGCCCACCTCCGGGACGTTGACCTGGAAGGGGGGGCCGGTGAAGGGAGCGTTGGTGCGGTTCCACCCCGTCGACCCGCAGGCGGTTCGCGCGCCGGCCGACGAGCAACTGGCGGAGCCCTCGCTGACGACCGAGACCGACGCCGACGGCCGGTTCATCATGAGCAGCTACCTCGCCGACGACGGCGTCCCGGCCGGCGACTACGTCGTCACCGTCGCCCCCTCGGCCCTTGAGGCGATCCAGCCGATCGACGCGACGGTCGCCCCGGCGGAAACCCCCGAGGACGTCGCCCCCGCCAAGGGGCGTAAGCCCGCAGCGCCGAGCTTCTCGAAGGTTTACCGCGACGCCGCCACCTCCCCGCTCAAAGCGAGCGTCAAGGAGGGGACCGACAACACGTTCATCTTCGACCTCGACGCCGTCGACGCGAAGCCCGCTCGCAGCCGGACTGTCGCTGTCCGCTGA
- a CDS encoding DUF1559 domain-containing protein: MRLSRGRSGFTLIELLVVIAIIAVLISLLLPAVQSAREAARRAQCVNNLKQVGLGLHNFESANTFFPPSGIRASGVCRPMNINVDASGAQLPKGQRAASYVFTHILPYMEQQALYSAYNVKLDFRWAQNSTAIVTVIPTLLCPSSANGNKFDVEATDNGSDYADAGGPFTNVKCAVTDYAISNGIEAGLAASGLVDLTSSGQYSMLQNVTGGEPDNITRISQVTDGLSNTIMMSEDAGRPDYYIAGAKRHPSYLPGPETGGGWADYDTGYTLHGYTADGSKYPGPCFTNCYNSNEDYSFHPGGSNYLMGDGSVRFLKQSTSIRVYVRLLTRAMGEIVSTDQY; the protein is encoded by the coding sequence ATGCGCCTCTCTCGTGGTCGGTCGGGTTTCACGTTGATCGAATTGCTCGTCGTCATCGCCATCATCGCCGTGTTGATCTCGCTCTTGCTGCCGGCCGTGCAGTCGGCCCGCGAGGCCGCTCGGCGGGCCCAGTGCGTCAATAACCTCAAACAGGTCGGCCTGGGCCTGCACAACTTTGAGAGCGCCAACACCTTCTTCCCGCCGTCGGGCATCCGGGCGTCGGGCGTCTGCCGGCCGATGAACATCAACGTCGACGCCTCCGGCGCGCAGCTGCCCAAAGGCCAGCGGGCGGCGAGCTACGTCTTCACGCACATCCTGCCCTACATGGAGCAGCAGGCTCTCTACAGCGCTTACAACGTCAAGCTGGACTTCCGCTGGGCCCAGAACTCGACGGCCATCGTCACGGTGATTCCCACGCTGCTCTGCCCGTCGTCGGCCAACGGCAACAAGTTCGACGTCGAGGCCACCGACAACGGCAGCGACTACGCGGACGCCGGCGGACCGTTCACGAACGTCAAGTGCGCTGTCACCGACTACGCAATCAGCAACGGCATTGAGGCCGGCCTGGCCGCCTCGGGGTTGGTCGACCTGACCTCCAGCGGCCAGTATTCCATGCTTCAGAACGTGACCGGCGGCGAGCCCGACAACATCACCCGGATCTCCCAGGTGACCGACGGCCTCTCCAACACCATCATGATGAGCGAGGACGCCGGCCGGCCCGACTACTACATCGCCGGAGCCAAGCGGCATCCGAGCTACCTCCCCGGCCCGGAGACCGGCGGCGGCTGGGCCGACTACGACACCGGCTACACCCTCCACGGCTACACCGCCGACGGCAGCAAGTACCCCGGCCCCTGCTTCACCAACTGCTACAACAGCAACGAGGACTACTCGTTCCACCCCGGCGGCAGCAACTACCTGATGGGCGACGGCTCCGTCCGCTTCCTCAAGCAGTCGACCAGCATCCGGGTCTACGTCCGGCTCCTGACTCGGGCAATGGGCGAGATCGTCTCCACCGACCAGTATTGA
- the rfbB gene encoding dTDP-glucose 4,6-dehydratase gives MASSYRRILVTGGSGFIGSNFVRLQLGEYPDVAITNLDALTYAGNPDNLADLAGDSRYTFVKGDIADRPFVIKLIADGGFDAVVHFAAESHVDRSIDDATPFLRTNVIGTQNLLDAARAAKVPRFVHVSTDEVYGTLGPKDPAFTEETPLTPNSPYSASKAGSDLLVRAAFHTHGMDVVTTRCSNNYGPYQFPEKLIPLFITNALADVPVPVYGDGMQVRDWIHVMDHCLGVDAALRKGKAGEVYNFGGRSERFNMDVTKGVLKLTGKTEALIKYVTDRPGHDRRYAVDCAKSERELGWKPTVTFEQGLEDTVAWYKANARWVERVKSGAYREG, from the coding sequence ATGGCATCCTCTTACAGGCGGATCCTCGTCACGGGCGGCAGCGGGTTCATCGGGTCCAACTTCGTCCGGCTGCAACTCGGGGAATATCCAGACGTTGCGATCACGAATCTGGACGCCCTGACCTACGCCGGCAACCCCGACAACCTGGCCGATCTGGCCGGCGACTCGCGGTATACGTTCGTGAAGGGGGATATCGCCGACCGGCCGTTCGTCATCAAGCTGATTGCCGACGGCGGCTTCGACGCGGTGGTCCACTTCGCCGCCGAGAGCCACGTCGACCGCTCGATCGACGACGCCACGCCGTTCCTGCGGACCAACGTCATCGGCACCCAGAACCTGCTCGACGCCGCCCGCGCGGCGAAGGTCCCCCGGTTCGTCCACGTCTCGACGGACGAGGTCTACGGCACCCTCGGCCCCAAGGACCCGGCGTTCACCGAGGAGACCCCGCTTACGCCCAACAGCCCGTACTCGGCCAGCAAGGCGGGCTCCGACCTGCTCGTCCGGGCCGCGTTCCACACCCACGGCATGGACGTGGTGACCACCCGCTGCTCGAACAACTACGGGCCGTACCAGTTCCCCGAGAAGCTCATCCCCCTCTTCATCACCAACGCCCTGGCCGACGTCCCCGTGCCGGTCTACGGCGACGGGATGCAGGTCCGCGACTGGATTCACGTGATGGACCACTGCCTGGGCGTCGACGCCGCTCTGCGGAAGGGGAAGGCCGGCGAGGTCTACAACTTCGGCGGCCGCAGCGAGCGGTTCAACATGGACGTCACCAAGGGCGTCCTGAAGCTGACCGGCAAAACCGAGGCCCTCATCAAGTACGTCACCGACCGCCCCGGCCACGACCGCCGCTACGCCGTCGATTGCGCCAAGTCCGAGCGTGAGCTGGGCTGGAAGCCGACCGTGACCTTCGAGCAGGGCCTGGAAGACACCGTCGCCTGGTACAAGGCCAACGCCCGGTGGGTCGAGCGGGTGAAGTCCGGCGCGTACCGCGAGGGCTGA
- a CDS encoding GDP-mannose 4,6-dehydratase, whose protein sequence is MRAFVTGISGFVGGHLTEHLLEKGDQVVGFSTSGAFSEDLVHLGRSARVERFDLMAARPAEFVDLIADKAPQAIYHLAAQSNPRASFDDPRGTWALNLGGTLNLLLAVKAAGLQPKPRIVVVGSGVCYGDPPPECIPVSESCPLRPNNAYSASKAAADLLGVQMHLSDGLDVVMARPFNHAGPRQSSRYVLATLAEQVAEVEAGLKEAVEVGNLDVVRDYTDVRDVVRAYRLLAERGRAGEIYNLGTGKGLKLTDALETFRSLATRPIEVRVDPARVRPIDLPYLVADAFKLRRDVGWEPLIPIEQTLADMLADARRRVAARG, encoded by the coding sequence GTGCGAGCGTTCGTGACCGGCATCAGTGGATTCGTGGGCGGGCACCTGACCGAACACCTGCTGGAGAAGGGAGACCAGGTCGTCGGCTTCTCGACCTCGGGAGCGTTCTCCGAGGACCTGGTCCATCTCGGGCGCTCGGCGCGGGTGGAGCGGTTCGACCTGATGGCCGCCCGGCCGGCCGAATTCGTCGACCTGATCGCCGACAAGGCTCCCCAGGCGATCTACCATCTGGCCGCGCAGTCGAACCCTCGGGCCAGCTTCGACGATCCTCGCGGCACCTGGGCGCTGAACCTCGGCGGAACTCTCAACCTGCTCCTGGCCGTGAAGGCCGCGGGGCTGCAGCCGAAGCCCCGGATCGTGGTGGTGGGCTCGGGCGTCTGCTACGGCGACCCGCCGCCGGAGTGCATCCCGGTTTCCGAATCCTGCCCGCTGCGGCCTAACAACGCCTACTCCGCGAGCAAGGCGGCAGCCGACCTGCTGGGCGTGCAAATGCACCTGTCCGACGGCCTCGACGTCGTCATGGCCCGGCCGTTCAACCACGCTGGGCCCCGGCAGTCGTCGCGGTACGTCCTGGCGACGCTCGCCGAACAGGTCGCGGAGGTCGAGGCTGGGCTCAAGGAGGCCGTGGAGGTCGGCAATCTTGACGTCGTCCGCGACTACACCGACGTCCGCGACGTCGTCCGCGCTTATCGCCTGCTGGCCGAGCGTGGACGCGCCGGGGAGATCTACAACCTGGGGACCGGCAAGGGCCTGAAGCTGACCGACGCCCTGGAGACCTTCCGCTCGCTGGCGACTCGCCCGATCGAGGTCCGCGTCGACCCGGCGCGGGTCCGGCCGATCGACCTTCCGTACCTCGTCGCCGACGCCTTCAAGCTCCGCCGCGACGTCGGCTGGGAGCCGTTGATCCCCATCGAGCAGACCCTTGCCGACATGCTGGCCGACGCCCGTCGCCGCGTCGCCGCGCGGGGCTGA